CATCTTGCTGATTTGATTTTCTATGTAATGGACTATAATCATGTCCAATCCGAATTGAATTTTATGTTTACTAAAGAGTTAACAGAGGCTGGCAAAGAGGTTTATCTTGTTATTAACCAAGTGGACAAGCATTCCAATCAGGAACTTTCCTTTGCGGAGTTTAAAACAAGCGTGGTTCAATCGTTCTTATCGTGGGGAGTAAAGCCAGCTGATATTTTTTATACCTCTTTAAAACAGGATGACCATGAATATAATCAATTTCCTGTGCTGCAGGCGTTTTTAGCAGAGCGGTTAAAGGAGAAAGATAACTTACTCCTTCAATCTATTTTTCATTCCCTGCAGAAAATTATCAAAGACCATGTGGATTTAACAAACAAAAAGAATGAACAAGAGCTTCAGCCGTTCAAGGATATCCTAAATGAACTATCGGCTAAGGATCAGGAGGAGTTAGCGGATAACTACAGCAGGCTGATGGAAGAAAAAAACTCTTTAGGCGAAAGGCTCGAAAAGGCTGAAAGTGAATTTGATTCTGAAGTCAATAAAATCATGACAAACGCCTATTTAATGCCATTTCAAACCAGGGCGCTCGCGGAAGCCTACCTTGAATCATGTCAGAGCGGGTTTAAGGTTGGCTGGCTGTTTACCAAACAAAAAACCCTTGCTGAAAGAGAAACGAGATTGAATCTTTTTTACCAGGGTATACTCGAAAAAACAAAATCACAGTTAGAGTGGCATCTTCGTGATTTTCTATTGCGGTTTTTAAAGGAAAAGCGGATTGAAAATAAAGAACTGCTTGCCAAAATCCAGAGCTTTACTGTTGGTTTTTCAAGCGACTTATTAGCAGCTGCGGTAAAACCGGGGGCGCGCGTATCAGACGATTCAGTTATAAATTACACTGATGGTGTGGCAAATGAAATTAAACGTTTGGCTAAAAGCGGTTTAGCTGAGCTAGAAATTGAAATACTGAATGCTTTACAGGACCAAAATACCGCTCTCCAAGTAAAACTAAACCAGAGATCCGAAAGCTTAAGGCGGTATATTAACGCACTTGAGCAGGTGAAAAAATATGAATCAGCCAAGAGTCTTGAGCAAACGAAGCTCGAAAGGCTGCTTAGCGAGGCAAAAGGGTTAGCGGATGACTGTGTTCATTTATTTCATCCGGAAGAAGAGGATTTCGAGGTGGTATATGGGGAAACCGGGCGTGTAGAACATGTGCAGAAAAAACCAAATCTCCCGGTGATCAAGCCAATTCTAAAAGAAAAAAGGGCATTACCTGCTGAAGCATCAGATCGAATGAAACATACTGCTAAAAAATTAAAAAAGACGGCACAGCTTGTTCATCACTTACCAGGCTTTGCGAAGCTTGCAGCTGAACTGGAAGAAAAAGCCGCTAGATTAGAACACAAGGGGTTCACCGTTGCTTTATTTGGGGCATTCAGCGCCGGTAAATCCTCTTTTGCGAATGCGCTAATCGGAGAGAAAGTGTTACCTGTTTCACCTAATCCAACGACAGCAGCAATAAACAAAATAAAGCCGATTAATGAGTCGTATCAGCATGGGACTGTTCTCGTTAAGCTTAAAGAAGAAGGTGCGATGCTTGAAGATGTAAATCGTGCCTTAAAAATGTTTGATGTTCATGCTGAGAGCTTAGCTGATGCAAAGTCAATAATAGAAGAAATCAATGTACATTTAGACCAGCAGGGTGCAGCCGAAAAGACAAATTATGCTTTTTTACAGGCATTTACATATGGGTATGCTGCTTTATGCGAACAGCTAGGTACAATACTCCAAACCACGATCACTGAATTTGGCGATTACGTAGCAATGGAAGAGAAGTCCTGCTTTGTTGAATGGATTGATCTTTATTATGATTGTCCGTTGACCCGTAAGGGAATTACTCTAGTCGATACCCCGGGGGCGGATTCAATTAATGCCCGTCACACAGGAGTAGCGTTTGACTTTATAAAAAACTCGGATGCGATTTTGTTTGTAACTTACTATAATCATGCATTTTCCAAAGCAGACCGGGAGTTTTTAATTCAGCTGGGACGTGTAAAGGATGCATTTCAACTAGATAAAATGTTCTTTATTATAAATGCCATTGATTTGGCTGATAACGAGGAAGAAAAGGAAATCGTTGTTGAATATGTCCACGAGCAGCTTATAAAATATGGAGTTAGAAATCCCCATTTATATCCATTATCAAGCTTAAAGGCACTTAAAGAGAAGCAAGAAAAGATAACTCTTCCCGTTTCAGGAATGCCTGCTTTTGAGGAAGATTTTTATCACTTTATTACCAATGATTTGGCTAACCTGGCGGTCGCAGCATCGGAGAATGAACTGAGCCGTGTTTGCCGTTTAGTAACAAAGCTCATTGAAAGTACCAAGGAAGATGCTGCTGTTAAACAGCAAAAGCGGGTAAATATTGAGGCCGAGAAAACGGGCATACACGCATATCTTGAGCAGCAGACAGCCCAAGATTTAAAAAACCGCTTGTCTCAGGAAACAGAAGAATTAATCTATTATATCAAACAGCGGGTGTTTCTCCGTTTTAATGAGTTCTTCAAAGAAGCATTCAATCCTAGTGTGTTACGCGATGATGGCCGTGATCTGAAAAAAGCATTGCAGAGTGCACTTGACGAGTTACTCGACCAGATTGGATTTGAATTTGCCCAGGAAATGAGAGCAGCGACAGTAAGATTGGATCGCTTTGCTGAAAAAATAACAGTAGAGTATCAAGCGATACTTGTCGAAATGATTCGTGAGATTAATCAGGATTTATCTTTTTCGCTCTTTGAATTTAGTGATAAAGCACAAATTGAATTTGAAGCGGCTTTCAAAGATATTCAGTATGGGTTGTTTTCGAAAGCAATGGCTTATTTTAAAAATCCCAAAGCATTTTTTGAAAAACGCGAAAACAAATTAATGAGTGATGAGATTTATAGCGTGCTTGACAAAGCAGCAGATGAGTATTTACAGAATGAGCAAAACCGGGTCCAGGCTCTATATGGAAATCTCATGGAGAGTGAATTTGAACATTTAATCTTGCAGATGGCAGAACAGGCTGATGACTTTTATTTAAGTTTGCTCTCAGCCTTAGACGGCGGAGTTCCAGCCGAACAGTTAATTGAGATTCATCAAAGCCTAACAGAGCTTAGATGAAAAAAGGTCACCTTAACAATCTAATCATTTTGATAAAACGTCCCGTATGTCCCATTTTGGTCAGCAATCACGAATAAAAAAGAGGTGTATTATGAAGATAGTAATTATGGTGCGTGAGGAAACAATGATGCGCTGTACTGGTAGCGGTTGTATGAATGCGTTTTTTAAGAAGATTGATTCTTTTGCCCGCTATGCAGATCAAGAAGATGTGGAATTGGTTTCCTTTACGCATAACGGCGGGGATATTGAGAAAAAGATCGCTGCACTGCAGAAAAAGGGAGTAGACGTTATACATTTATCATCTTGCATAAGAGGGAAAGACTCAAATTATGAGCAATTGGCCCGGCGGTTGTCAGAGAACTTTTCGGTTGTCGGCTATACGCATGGCGAGGAGATTGGAAAGACAGGGCAAGCAATTATCCTTGAAAAGTCAATAAACGGCTGAAATCTTATAGCTCAGGAAGATAAAAAGGTGTTTGGTGATGAATGTCACAGTTTTATTATTAAACATTAGTTAAAATGTAAACATAACAAACAAGGAGGAAGGTGTGCGAGGTATGTTTACTAAAAATGATAAAATTGGGACCATCGTTGTACAATTCCCCAAAGCAGCTGAGATATTTAAAAAGTACAATATTGATTTTTGCTGCGGCGGTGACAGGCCGCTAGAGCAGGCTTTCACGGAAGCAAAATTAAATGAGAAAGAGATTCTGGACCAATTAAATGCGTACTATGCTGAGTATAAACAAACACTTGATGAGGCTGATAAGGATTGGTCACAGCAATCCCTAACAAGCCTTGTAGAGCATATTGTGGAAACGCATCATAAATATCTCGATGAGAACTTGCCTTCAATTAGCGAATTAGCCTTGAAAATTTTACGGGTACATGGGAACAAGCATCCGGAACTTTATCGAGTTCATAAGCTGGCTAATATGCTTCGGACTGAGCTTGAACAGCACCTCATAGTTGAAGAAGTTGAGTTCTACCCGGTAATAAAGCAATTTGAAAGAACTTCTAGGATTCAAGATTTGACTAAAATTAAAAATATCCTAGAAAATTTAGAAGATGAGCATGAGGCCGCTGGCGGGATATTAAAGGAATTAAGAAACATTACAGGGAATTTTGTTCCACCCAGCGATGTGTGTGCATCTTATCAATTAACTTTTAAAAAGCTAGAGGAACTCGAATCAGATTTATTTCAGCATATCCATTTGGAAAACAATATTTTACATCCAAGATTAAGAACGAGTTTAAAAGCGTTGTAATATGAAAAACTGGTGTTAATTAGGCTGCTATAACTGGCCGACTGCAATCCCGGCGCAAGCATAATGCTTGCGCCGATTTTTGTTAAGACTAGCGATAAATCTATATAGTTAATGCGACAGGCTCTCTTTAGGCAAAGGAAGAATAGTATACAATTTACCACAATCCTATTAATTAATGGCGTTAGCCCTAGTTTTAGCATAATGTTATTAACAGCGGGATTCTAAAAATGGTTATCTTCTAGATTTACTCTTAAGTAGCTTCTTTTCTAAGGAGAAGAGCTCCTCAGCTTTTTCATTCATAAAGTGATGTGCGTCGCTAATGGCTTGATTATAAATGAATATACCGGCTTCGTTTATTATAAAATCCAGAAAGACGGAAGCTTTAAAGTCACTGATTTCCTCATCTCTTTCTTTAAGAAAGAATTCTTTAATACTTCTTATTAAATCCTCCTTATTTTCCGGGCTTAGTTTAATCGTTTCCATTTAGGCACCTCGATTTATTGGATTTGATGATATTTTAACACAGTAATGATTTTTTTATCGGGTAAAAGAAGGGATGCTTATCATTTGGTTGGTCATGTTCAATTAATAATGTGGCCGAATGAAATCTGCAGGACAATGGTTCCAAGGAATTTTTGAATCATTCTATTTCTAGGAAGTTCATGAAACAATGTCCCTGTCCCCGTGTTTTCCTCATCCATATCGATGCCGTTTCCAAAATGGCATTCAAGAGGTCAGCGGTTCGATCCCGCTTATCTTCACCAGAGAAATAATGGCTTGCGAGGTTTTTACTTCGCAGGCTTTTTTGTTTGGTAAGACAAGACTAGCAGCGTATTACCTGGAAAATAAAAGGTAGATGCAGCGTGTTGGCGAATAAAACTATTTTATTGAAGATAAAATAGTTTTTGCTGTGGATGCAACATGATACTTTGTATTCTTTATATATAATAGTTATCGCGAAAGGATCTGAAAAGATGTTAACTGGAGAAGTACGCAATAAGGTTGACAAGATATGGACAGATATATGGGCGGGAGGTATCACCAATCCGCTGACAGTAATTGAACAGCTTACTTATTTGATGTTTATCCGCTCGCTAGATGAGAAAGAGCTTGAAACGGAAACCTTTGAAGCAGTCAGCGGCGAAAAACTGCCAAAAATATTTCCGCAGGATGCAGAAGGGCAAGAGATGCGCTGGAGTAAGTTCAAAAATAAAGATTCCAGGTAAATTTTTGAGATTGTCGGGTCAAAAGTATTTCCGTTTATTAAGGCGATGAACGGCGAGAATAAATCTGCTTTTTCCCGCTACATGCAAGATGCTATATTTTTAATTCCAACTCCACAGGTATTGCAGAAGATTGTTACTGGCCTTGAAGATTTATATGAGCATGACATTAAAGACCTTGATATGCAGGGCGATTTATATGAGTATATGCTGGGCAAGTTGGCGACAGCAGGACAAAACGGACAGTTTAGAACACCTAAGCATATCCGCGACATGATGGTGAAGTTGGTAAAACCCGTACCAGATGACACGATTGCTGATCCGGCTTGTGGTACGGCTGGTTTTCTGGTATCAGCGGCAGAATACATTAGGTCAAAGTACGAAGCCGACATGACAGCCGAACAATGGGAACATTTCGCAGGCGATATGTTTTCGGGCTATGATACTGATCGAACCATGCTGCGCATTTCGGCTATGAACCTGATGCTTCACTCTATTACCAAGCCTCATATCGACTATGTGGACAGCGTTTCTAAAAATAATGCGATTGATTCGAAGTTTGACGTTATATTAGCTAATCCGCCTTTCACTGGCACTGTGGATGCGGAGAGTATTCATGATAATTTAAAGGCTGTATGCAACACCAAAAAGACAGAGCTGTTGTTTGTAACTCTCTTTTTAAGAATGCTCAAAAAAGGCGGACGGTGTGCATGCATAGTACCGGATGGTGTACTATTTGGCACTACGAAGGCCCATAAAGCGCTGCGCAAGGAATTGGTAGAAAACCATCATCTGCGGGCGGTTATCTCTATGCCGTCAGGAGTGTTTAAGCCTTATGCTGGTGTTTCAACAGCAATATTGGTATTTACCAAAACAGGCGCAGGTGGTACTGACAAAGTATGGTTTTATGATATGAAGTCAGACGGATTCTCGCTTGATGACAAGCGTACAGATTTGGGAAATGAGGGCGATATTCCCGATATTATTGCTCGTTTCGGTAACCTTGCTGGGGAGGCAGATCGCAAGCCGACAGAGCAAAGCTTCCTAGTGGATAAAGCCGATATTAAGAAGAATGACTTTGATCTTTCTATCAATAGATATAAGCAAATTGAATATGAGAAGATTGAATATGATGCGCCCCATGTGATTATGACTCGGCTGGATGAACTTAGTATTGATATAGCCTCCAAGATGGAAGAACTGAGGGGGCTTATTGGTGAGTAAGTGGGAAAAGGCTAGGTTAGGAGATGTCTGCAAGATAAATATGGGTCAATCTCCAGATTCGTCGACATATAATCAAGCAATGGATGGAATTCCTTTTTACCAAGGAAACGCTGATTTTGGGCAACGGTATCCTAATGCCCGTTATTACTGTAAGCAGCCCACAAAGTTGGCCAATAAAAATGATGTATTAATATCAGTTAGAGCACCAATAGGAGCAGTGAATATTGCAACTGAGAAATGTTGCATTGGCCGAGGCTTAGCAGCAATTGCAGAAGTGGACGGAATTACGAATTTTATGTATATTTATTTTTTTCTGAAGGCAAGAGTCGATGAATTAAATCTTAAAGGAACAGGTAGTACATTTAAAGCGATTAACAAGAATATTTTACACGATTTGATAATCCCCCTCCCGCCCCTTGAAGTACAAAAGAAAATTGCCCAAACCCTTGACACTGCATCGGAACTGATAGCACTTCGTAAAAAGCAGTTGGCAGAACTGGATAATCTGATTAAGTCAGTTTTTTACGATATGTTTGGTGACCCTGTGACGAATGAGAAGGGGAGGTGGGACGTGAAAAAGTTAGGATCCATTAGTACTTTAAAATCTGGAAAATTTGTTTCATCTTCTGAAATACATGAATTAAGCTCCAAGCATTCATATCCATGTTTTGGTGGTAATGGTATTAGGGGTTATGTGGAGAAATACTCACATGAAGGAGAGTACTGCTTAATTGGGCGACAAGGAGCATTGTGTGGCAATGTACAACTTGCTCAAGGTAAGTTCTATGCAACTGAACACGCAGTTGTTGTAAGCCCAGTAATTACAATTAATACGAAATATTTACTTTACATATTAAAAAAATTAAATCTAAATAATTTGGCTTCAGGTGCTGCGCAACCTGGTTTAACAGTAGGAAAGCTCAATGATGTAGAAATTCCAATTCCACCGCTTCAATTCCAAAATCGTTTTGATAGTATTATACAAAAAATCGAAGAACAAAAAGCCCTAGTCCAAAAAGCAATAGACGAAAGCCAATATTTATTTGACAGTTTAATGAACGAGTATTTCGAATAATATTTGAGGTGATCGATCATGTCTGCAAATTTTAAGTTTTTACAGGGTCAAGCCCAATATCAGCTGTTTGCGCCTGCGGCTATGGAAGCCGAGCAGGTACTTGCGACTTCGCCTGCCATGGCGGCAGTTGGAGCCAGAAAAGCGTTAGAGCTTGCGGTGAAGTGGGTATATTCTGCCGATAATACCATTTCTATGCCCTATAAAAACAATTTGCAGGCCCTAATTCATGAGCCTAGTTTCCGGTTTGCTTTAGATCATAAAACCTGGGGTAAACTGCCGTATATAATCAAATTGGGCAATTTAGCGGTACACACCGAGAAGGCAGTAAGTTACAACGATGCCGTATTATCACTACGCGGACTGTTTGAATTCATACAATGGATAGACTACTGTTATGGGGCAGACTACCAAGAACGTCAATTTGATGAAACAGCAATACCTCAGGGAAAAACTGTTATTGATAATAGTATCATTAAGCAGAAGGATTCTGAAATCGAAAAACTACTAGCGCAAATTGCTGCGATGAGCGAAGCGCTGACCGCGCAGAAGGAACAGCATAAGGAAGAACGGGCGTTTACCCCTGAGGATATTTCCGAGTTCCAAACTCGCAAGCGTTATATTGATGTAGAATTAAAGCTGCTTAGCTGGGTATTTGGTGATGATGTTAAAGAAGAAGTAGAAGTAACAGGTATGCCTAACCATGAAGGAAAGGGCTATGCTGACTATGTACTATACGGTAAAGACGGCTTGCCGCTAGCAGTGATCGAAGCTAAACGCACTTCAAAAGATCCTAAAATTGGTACCCACCAAGCTAAGCTGTATGCTGATTGTTTGGAGCGTATGACCGGCAGACGTCCGATAATGTTTATGACCAACGGGTTTGAATTTTATATATGGGATGACTGTTCCGCACCTCGAAGAAAGATCAGCGGTATCTTTTCTAAGGCAGATCTGGAAAAGTTAATGAACCGCCGTTCTCAGCGTAAGAATTTAGCTGAAGTTAAAATTCAGGACAGCATTACTGACCGTTACTATCAAAAAGAAGCCATTCGTGCTGTGTGCGAAAATATCGAATCAGGTCATCGCAAATCACTGTTGGTTATGGCAACAGGTACGGGTAAAACTAGAACTTCATCAAGCCTTACCGATGTATTGTCACGGGGTGGGTATATTACTAATACTCTGTTTTTGGCTGACCGGACGGCGCTAGTCAAACAGGCGAAGGATGATTTTAAAACTTATCTGCCTGATATGTCTCTTTGTAATTTACTAAACGGCAAAGAAGATAAAAATGCCAGAATCGTTTTTTCTACCTATCCGACTATGCTAAATTCGATTGACACGGCGAAAAATGAAGAGGGAAAGAAACTTTTTACGCCAGCTCATTTTGATTTGATCATTATAGATGAAGCGCATCGTAGCATCTTTAAAAAATATCGGGCTATTTTTGAGTACTTTGACGGATATTTAGTAGGCCTAACGGCAACGCCCAAAACCGAAGTTGACCGCAACACATATGATTTCTTTGAAATGGAAAACGGTGTGCCAACATATGCCTATGACTATGACACGGCAGTCTACACCGATAAGGTGCTTGTACCGTATCACAATATCGAAGTGCGTACGAAATTTCTCGAACAAGGTATTACTTATGATGAACTTTCACCAGAAGATAAGGCAAGGTATGAAGAGGATTTCACTGACGAAGATGGCGAAATGCCGGACTTTATACCTTCACCAGCTATAAACGAATTTATTTTCAATCAGCAGACAGTTGATTATGTGCTAGAGCACTTGATGAATAAAGGACTAAAGGTAGCAGGCGGTGATAAGCTGGGAAAAACAATCATCTTTGCAGCTAATCATAAACATGCTATGTATATAGAGGATCGATTTAATAAACTGTACCCCCAGTACAAAGGACAATTTGCTCAGATTATTGATAACAGAACACCTTATGCCCATGATCGAATTGCCGATTTCAAAGTTGCTGACAGATATCCGCAGATAGCAATTTCGGTAGATATGCTAGACACTGGGATTGATGTACCGGAAATCGTTAATCTAGTATTCTTTAAAAAAGTGCGGTCAAAGACAAAATTCTGGCAGATGATTGGGCGCGGTACTAGACTGTGCAAAAATCTGTTTGGTCCTGCTCAGGATAAAGAGTGTTTTTATATCTTCGATTATTTAGGTAACTTTGAGTTTTTCCGCCAGAACCCTCAGGGTATAGAATCTCGGGACGCAGAAAGTGTTACTGAGGCAATCTTCAGCAAAAAAATAAGGCTCATCGTTCATCTGCAGCATGCTGCTTTTGTCGATGATGCCTACCAGAATTGGCGCAGTCAGTTAATCGAAAACGTTGTTTCACAAATAAAGGCGCTGAATATTGAACTTGTATCGGTCAAACTTCAACTACAGCATGTAGAAAAATATAAAGATAAAAATGTTTTTATCTGTTTGGACGATAATGATAAACATAACTTAATAAAATATCTTGCACCGCTTGTTTTTATGGAAGAACAAGACGAATATGCAAAAGGCTTTGATAATCTGATGTATGGATTAATGCTTGCCCAGATTGAGGCTTTGCCCCAGTTTAACAAAAGTAAACGACAATTAACCCATATGGGGGTAAAACTTGCTAAAAAAATTAGTATTCCACAAGTAAAAGAGAAAATAGAAATAATCAATATGATTCAAAGTGATGAATTCTGGCATAATCCCGATATTTTATCATTTGAATCCGTGCGGATTGCCCTTAGGGACTTAATTAAGTTTATTGTTGATACGGGCGGAAAAAATGTAATCTATACTAACTTATCTGACGGCATTATTGCCGTCAGAGAAGGCGATCCATTAAATCCTCCCTATGACTTTGAGGATTACAAGCATAAAGTCAATCGCTATATTGAAATGAACAAAGATAACCTGGCTATCTTTAAGCTGCGGAATAATCTTCCGTTAACTTCAGAAGATTATAAAAGCTTAGAGCATGTATTGACGGGCGAACTTGGTACAAGAGAAGATTATCAGCGGGTATTTGGCGATACACCGTTTGGTTTATTGGTGCGTAAAATCGGCAAGCTTGAACACGAAGCCGCTATGAAGGTGTTTTCAGAATTCATCAATGATCAGTCTCTGAATCAAAAACAAATTGTATTTGTAAAAAAGATTGTAGACTATATAGTACAAAACGGCTATTTTGAAAATATGGCCGAGCTTATGAAGCCGCCATTTGATAAGCCTGATAGTTTTATAAAGTTGTTTGACAAAACAAAACAGCAGCGGATTATGGAGTTAGTGACAGAAGTTAAAGAAAATGCCGTGAGGGTTGTTTAATAGACAGATATTATTTATTGCTTTGATAATTCAAATTATTAGTAAAAATGAAAACGTCTTCCAGATTTTTTTACAAAAATAGGAGATGGCTATTTGTCCAGTTATGGGCAAATAGCCATCTCTTTTCGTTTAAAGATTATTGCTCCCAAAGGGAGATGGAGTAATAAGCCTTGGGATGAAATTAATGAGAAGGTGCTAGTAATCATCAGATTATTGAACTATTAACTATTTTACTTTTAATCTCTTGCCCATAGGCATATACCCAAACGCCAAGTGTTAGTATTGGCAACATGCAACAAGGTTTGGTATGGCAGGGCCATTCTTTGCAAGACGAAAGATTGCAATATGACCCCAAAAAATATGAATAGAAAAAACTATATGTTTTTACGAAGAGTCAAGGTGTTATTGCCTATGACAAATTTTCTTTAGGAGATTGTCCTACGACAACATAAGAAACCTCACGTTGCATGCCATAATATTTTAGCAGTAGCGCAACGATAAAATTGAAGACAAAACAGCCGGCAAAGAAATACAAGGTAAGCGTATAGCCGCTGGTTGATTCCCGCAGCCATGATACGAGAAATGGTCCTGCAACACCGGCCAGTCCCCAGGCAGTCAGAATCCTGCCATGAATAGCACTCAGTTTCCTGGTGCCAAAAATATCGCTAAGATATGCCGGCATACAAGAAAAGCCGCCTCCATAGCAAGTAATGATTAGCAGCACCAGTGTTTCGAAAAAAATGGCTTCTGTTGTTGCAGCCAGTTTCCAAAACGCAAGAGCTTCCAACAAAAAGAAAAGTGCATATGTGTAACCGCGACCAATATAATCTGAAAACGTTGACCAAAAGATACGTCCGGCACCGTTAAACAGGCCGATGATGCCAACCAGAGAAGCCGCTGCCATCGGGCTCATGCCGATTACTTCCTGTGCCATTGGCGAGGCCACAGCCAAAAGACCAATGCCACAAGTTATATTTACGAAAAAAATAAACCACAAAGCACTGAATTGCCATGTTTTCAATGCCTCATTCTCGGTATAACCGTGCTGTATATCAGGACTTTGCTGCTTTGCATTATTATATTCTTCAGTTGGAGGTTTTAAATAAAGCGCGGATAATCCCATAACAATTATATATACGGTTCCGAGAATTAGAAAGTTTTCTACCAATCCATAGGATGCTGTTAAACGTTGCATCAAAGGTCCTGCAATCAGGCTGGCAAAACCGAAGCCCATAATGGCAAGTCCTGTTGCAAACCCCCGGTGCCTTGGAAAATATTTAACCAGTGTTGAAACTGGTGTAATATACCCGATTCCCAAACCGATTCCGCCAATTACACCATAAAACAAATATAATAGTAGCAAACTATGCAAATGCAGAGCCAGTGCTGTGCCAAACATCCCAGCTCCCCAAAATAAAGCTGCAAATAACCCGCTCTTTTTGGGACCGTATTTTTCTACACAACTTCCCAATAAACCTGCTGATAAGCCTAAAAATAAAATAGCCAGTGAAAATGTCCAAGTAGTTTCTTTCAAAGAAAAGCCCATGGTTTCCATAATCGGACGAACCAGTACACTCCAAGCATAAACACTACCGATACTGATATGAATTCCCACAGCAGCAAGAGCAATAAGCCAGCGATTTCTCATAAAAATCATCCCTTCTAAAAATAAAACTAAGAGATTTGCCAAAACGCAAAAAACCATCTGGGCATCATCTCTTTGCCCAGACGGTCGGCTTATTTGAACTCTGCAGTACACGTGGTCATTTCCACTTAATCCGTCAGTCCTGCACAGTCTATGAACTTTTAATATAGCTATTATAACAATCGATCAGAATGGTGTCAATGCTGTTATTTACATGTATGTGTTTTGGAGATGGAGCGGTCATTTTCGGCCTATATTGTAGCTCAATACAAGCCCCATAAAAGCAAGTGCAATGAGTCTGACATTGATAATGACTTGAATCGGCAGTTTCGAAAGGAAACGCCACTAGAAGCTGTCGTAAGGTTAATGTACTTAAGGTGCTTCATTTTTTCGTGAGTGTTTTGTGCTAAAGTGGCTCACTTATATATTAGCGTGTATACTTGACTTACCACAATATGTAAATTATAATAAAAGAAACTAACGAATAACGATTATCCGTTATCGATTATATAACGTATGTAAACCCATCACCAAGCAAATCCTAAACAGTAGCAAAAAAACGAGGTGATACTAATGTCTACCAAGCACGTTAACCACCTAGCCAACGAAAAGAGTCCATACCTACTTCAACACGCCCACAACCCAATAGACTGGTATCCCTGGGGCGAAGAAGCTTTTGCCAAAGCCAAGGCTGAAGACAAGCCGATATTTTTAAGTATCGGCTATAGTACTTGCCACTGGTGCCATGTAATGGAGAGGGAGTCCTTTGAGGATGAAGCGGTAGCAGAGATTCTAAATCGACATTTTGTGTCGATAAAGGTTGATCGCGAGGAACGGCCGGATGTTGATCATATTTATATGGAGGTGTGCCAAGCGCTGACGAGATCGGGCGGTTGGCCGTTAACTATTATTATGACGCCGGATAAAAAACCCTTTTTTGCGGGAACTTATTTTCCGAAAACCAGTAAGTACGGGCGTCCGGGGCTCATCGATTTACTTAAAGCTATAAGCCAGCGATGGCAGGAAAAGCGAGAA
This portion of the Veillonellaceae bacterium genome encodes:
- a CDS encoding OFA family MFS transporter, whose amino-acid sequence is MRNRWLIALAAVGIHISIGSVYAWSVLVRPIMETMGFSLKETTWTFSLAILFLGLSAGLLGSCVEKYGPKKSGLFAALFWGAGMFGTALALHLHSLLLLYLFYGVIGGIGLGIGYITPVSTLVKYFPRHRGFATGLAIMGFGFASLIAGPLMQRLTASYGLVENFLILGTVYIIVMGLSALYLKPPTEEYNNAKQQSPDIQHGYTENEALKTWQFSALWFIFFVNITCGIGLLAVASPMAQEVIGMSPMAAASLVGIIGLFNGAGRIFWSTFSDYIGRGYTYALFFLLEALAFWKLAATTEAIFFETLVLLIITCYGGGFSCMPAYLSDIFGTRKLSAIHGRILTAWGLAGVAGPFLVSWLRESTSGYTLTLYFFAGCFVFNFIVALLLKYYGMQREVSYVVVGQSPKENLS
- a CDS encoding restriction endonuclease subunit S, which encodes MSKWEKARLGDVCKINMGQSPDSSTYNQAMDGIPFYQGNADFGQRYPNARYYCKQPTKLANKNDVLISVRAPIGAVNIATEKCCIGRGLAAIAEVDGITNFMYIYFFLKARVDELNLKGTGSTFKAINKNILHDLIIPLPPLEVQKKIAQTLDTASELIALRKKQLAELDNLIKSVFYDMFGDPVTNEKGRWDVKKLGSISTLKSGKFVSSSEIHELSSKHSYPCFGGNGIRGYVEKYSHEGEYCLIGRQGALCGNVQLAQGKFYATEHAVVVSPVITINTKYLLYILKKLNLNNLASGAAQPGLTVGKLNDVEIPIPPLQFQNRFDSIIQKIEEQKALVQKAIDESQYLFDSLMNEYFE
- a CDS encoding DEAD/DEAH box helicase family protein, translated to MSANFKFLQGQAQYQLFAPAAMEAEQVLATSPAMAAVGARKALELAVKWVYSADNTISMPYKNNLQALIHEPSFRFALDHKTWGKLPYIIKLGNLAVHTEKAVSYNDAVLSLRGLFEFIQWIDYCYGADYQERQFDETAIPQGKTVIDNSIIKQKDSEIEKLLAQIAAMSEALTAQKEQHKEERAFTPEDISEFQTRKRYIDVELKLLSWVFGDDVKEEVEVTGMPNHEGKGYADYVLYGKDGLPLAVIEAKRTSKDPKIGTHQAKLYADCLERMTGRRPIMFMTNGFEFYIWDDCSAPRRKISGIFSKADLEKLMNRRSQRKNLAEVKIQDSITDRYYQKEAIRAVCENIESGHRKSLLVMATGTGKTRTSSSLTDVLSRGGYITNTLFLADRTALVKQAKDDFKTYLPDMSLCNLLNGKEDKNARIVFSTYPTMLNSIDTAKNEEGKKLFTPAHFDLIIIDEAHRSIFKKYRAIFEYFDGYLVGLTATPKTEVDRNTYDFFEMENGVPTYAYDYDTAVYTDKVLVPYHNIEVRTKFLEQGITYDELSPEDKARYEEDFTDEDGEMPDFIPSPAINEFIFNQQTVDYVLEHLMNKGLKVAGGDKLGKTIIFAANHKHAMYIEDRFNKLYPQYKGQFAQIIDNRTPYAHDRIADFKVADRYPQIAISVDMLDTGIDVPEIVNLVFFKKVRSKTKFWQMIGRGTRLCKNLFGPAQDKECFYIFDYLGNFEFFRQNPQGIESRDAESVTEAIFSKKIRLIVHLQHAAFVDDAYQNWRSQLIENVVSQIKALNIELVSVKLQLQHVEKYKDKNVFICLDDNDKHNLIKYLAPLVFMEEQDEYAKGFDNLMYGLMLAQIEALPQFNKSKRQLTHMGVKLAKKISIPQVKEKIEIINMIQSDEFWHNPDILSFESVRIALRDLIKFIVDTGGKNVIYTNLSDGIIAVREGDPLNPPYDFEDYKHKVNRYIEMNKDNLAIFKLRNNLPLTSEDYKSLEHVLTGELGTREDYQRVFGDTPFGLLVRKIGKLEHEAAMKVFSEFINDQSLNQKQIVFVKKIVDYIVQNGYFENMAELMKPPFDKPDSFIKLFDKTKQQRIMELVTEVKENAVRVV